One segment of Eretmochelys imbricata isolate rEreImb1 chromosome 5, rEreImb1.hap1, whole genome shotgun sequence DNA contains the following:
- the ARL14EPL gene encoding ARL14 effector protein-like: protein MAKMNQDFFYKHKTMKKYDKHGRLLCNNMDLCDCLEKNCLGCFYPCPKCNSNKCGPECRCNRKWVYERIETEAGEVISMLPFFVPE from the exons ATGGCAAAGATgaaccaagattttttttataaacacaa AACTATGAAGAAGTATGACAAACATGGCAGGCTGCTTTGTAATAACATGGATTTGTGTGACTGCCTGGAGAAGAACTGCCTGGGTTGCTTCTATCCGTGCCCTAAGTGCAATTCGAACAAATGTGGACCAGAATGTCGCTGTAATAGAAAATGGGTTTATGAGAGAATTGAGACTGAAGCTGGTGAAGTGATCAGCATGTTACCATTTTTTGTCCCTGAATGA